From the Pseudarthrobacter sp. MM222 genome, one window contains:
- a CDS encoding redox-sensing transcriptional repressor Rex translates to MTSLDSSPEALPGGAGTASKQIPPAAVARLTIYLRALTTLLAEGVDRVSSESLAEASGVSSSTLRKDLSYVGSYGTRGVGYEVQYLNRNIAAALGLTHDWRVAIVGAGNLGKALARYGGFESRGFEIVAIFDADQMVVGSEVGWLRVSDAADLESVLLRTGTNMVVLALPAAVAQSVCDRVVAAGVRSILSFAPVMLQVPPGVNLRKVDMATELQILAYHAQRAQDPEDAD, encoded by the coding sequence GTGACTTCGCTGGATTCATCTCCCGAGGCTTTGCCCGGGGGAGCCGGGACTGCCTCTAAGCAGATTCCGCCCGCGGCCGTGGCCCGGCTGACAATTTATCTGCGCGCCCTCACCACCCTGCTGGCGGAGGGGGTGGACCGGGTTTCCTCGGAGTCCCTCGCCGAGGCCTCCGGCGTCAGCTCGTCTACGCTGCGCAAAGACCTGTCCTACGTGGGCTCCTACGGGACGCGCGGGGTGGGCTACGAGGTTCAATACCTCAACCGGAATATTGCCGCCGCGCTGGGGCTGACGCACGACTGGAGGGTTGCGATTGTCGGCGCCGGCAACCTGGGCAAGGCCCTGGCCCGGTACGGCGGCTTTGAGTCCCGTGGATTTGAGATCGTCGCGATCTTTGATGCCGACCAGATGGTGGTCGGCAGCGAAGTGGGCTGGCTGCGGGTCAGCGACGCGGCGGACCTCGAGTCGGTCCTGTTGCGGACGGGCACGAACATGGTGGTGCTGGCACTCCCCGCCGCGGTAGCGCAGAGCGTGTGCGACCGCGTTGTTGCCGCCGGTGTGCGCAGCATCCTCAGCTTTGCCCCGGTGATGCTGCAGGTCCCGCCGGGCGTTAACCTACGCAAGGTGGACATGGCGACCGAGCTCCAGATCCTTGCCTATCACGCACAAAGGGCGCAGGATCCGGAGGACGCAGACTAG
- a CDS encoding glutaredoxin family protein, with translation MSKPARLPDVVLVTKADCHLCAEARAAVGRVTAALGIGWTEQSVDQDAALRERFAEEIPVVLVDGIQRDFWKIDEVRLARTLRRALDTQS, from the coding sequence ATGTCCAAGCCCGCGCGCCTCCCCGATGTCGTTCTGGTCACCAAAGCCGACTGCCACCTCTGTGCCGAGGCGCGCGCCGCCGTCGGGCGTGTCACCGCCGCCCTCGGCATCGGCTGGACCGAGCAGTCGGTCGATCAGGACGCGGCGCTGCGGGAGCGCTTCGCCGAGGAGATTCCCGTGGTGCTCGTCGACGGCATTCAGCGGGATTTCTGGAAGATCGACGAAGTCCGGCTTGCCCGCACCCTGCGAAGGGCGCTGGACACGCAGTCCTGA
- a CDS encoding HAD family hydrolase, with protein MPEEKYVAVATNPVASSQHGEAAFFDVDNTLMKGASLFHVARKMHQRGAFTIPQAAGFAWKQLMFVLRGENMDDVHAVRDSALTLASGFTVEDVEALGEEVYDEMIESRIWPGAKALAEQHLRVGRRVWLVTATPIEVATVIASRLGLTGALGTVGEILDGSYTGRLVGDILHGPAKAVAVREIARVEGLDLNRCWAYSDSHNDIPLLSMVGHPVAINPDARLRRHARENNWPVYDFRAGRRAATLGLKAATLGGAIYGLWRGFSRFRGPTR; from the coding sequence ATGCCCGAGGAGAAGTACGTCGCTGTGGCCACGAACCCTGTTGCATCGTCGCAGCACGGCGAAGCGGCCTTCTTCGACGTTGACAACACCCTCATGAAGGGCGCCAGCCTGTTCCACGTGGCCCGCAAAATGCATCAGCGCGGGGCGTTCACCATCCCGCAGGCGGCCGGCTTTGCGTGGAAGCAGCTCATGTTCGTGCTGCGCGGCGAAAACATGGACGACGTGCACGCCGTGCGCGACTCTGCCTTGACCCTGGCCTCCGGCTTCACGGTCGAAGATGTGGAGGCGCTCGGCGAAGAGGTCTACGACGAGATGATCGAATCCCGCATCTGGCCGGGTGCCAAGGCCCTGGCCGAGCAGCACCTCAGGGTGGGGCGCCGGGTCTGGCTGGTGACCGCCACGCCGATCGAGGTCGCCACGGTGATCGCCAGCCGGCTGGGACTCACGGGAGCCCTCGGGACCGTCGGCGAGATCCTGGACGGTTCGTACACGGGGCGGCTGGTGGGCGACATCCTGCACGGCCCGGCGAAGGCCGTGGCAGTCCGGGAGATAGCGCGGGTCGAAGGCCTGGACCTCAACCGGTGCTGGGCCTACAGCGATTCGCACAACGACATTCCGCTGCTGAGCATGGTGGGGCACCCCGTAGCGATCAACCCCGACGCCCGGCTCCGACGCCACGCCCGGGAAAACAACTGGCCTGTGTACGACTTCCGCGCCGGGCGGCGAGCCGCCACCCTGGGCCTCAAGGCTGCAACGCTCGGCGGTGCCATCTATGGCCTATGGCGGGGATTCTCCCGCTTCCGGGGCCCCACCCGGTGA
- a CDS encoding 30S ribosomal protein bS22, with translation MGSVIKKRRKRMAKKKHRKLLRKTRHQRRNKK, from the coding sequence GTGGGTTCAGTTATTAAGAAGCGTCGCAAGCGTATGGCCAAGAAGAAGCACCGCAAGCTGCTTCGCAAGACGCGCCACCAGCGCCGCAATAAGAAGTAG
- a CDS encoding helix-turn-helix domain-containing protein: MSPEANFSNARFLTVAEVAEVMRVSKMTVYRLVHSGEMPAVRFGRSYRVPESAVEQYLKGAVVDGHTGTA; encoded by the coding sequence ATGTCACCGGAGGCCAATTTCTCCAATGCACGATTCCTGACCGTGGCGGAAGTCGCGGAGGTCATGCGCGTGTCCAAAATGACGGTGTACCGTCTCGTGCACTCCGGCGAGATGCCCGCCGTCCGATTCGGCCGCTCGTACCGGGTGCCCGAAAGCGCCGTCGAACAGTATCTCAAGGGTGCCGTCGTCGACGGTCACACCGGGACTGCCTGA
- a CDS encoding 3-deoxy-7-phosphoheptulonate synthase, whose product MSIDAAPESQQSTSNLRVSEFTPLPTPQAVMAELPLDTQAAEVVGRGRDEVRAILDGVDDRLLVIVGPCSIHDPKAGLEYARRLVSQAEKHREDLLIVMRTYFEKPRTTVGWKGLINDPRLDGSHDIAAGLQAARRFLQQVTALGLPTATEFLEPISPQYMADLVSWGAIGARTTESQIHRQLASGLSMPVGFKNGTDGDLQVALDACSAAGAAQAFLGIDDEGRAALVATAGNPDAHVILRGGRKGPNYSAADVEAASAALAARQLNPRLIVDASHANSGKSHHRQAEVSLEIGSQLETGGASAGAIAGVMLESFLVGGAQNLDVAAHAAGRDDLLYGQSVTDACMDWEVTASVLAQLAASARTRRTRS is encoded by the coding sequence ATGAGCATCGACGCAGCCCCCGAATCACAGCAGTCCACGTCCAACCTCCGTGTCAGCGAGTTCACTCCGCTGCCCACGCCGCAGGCCGTGATGGCCGAGCTGCCGCTCGACACCCAGGCCGCCGAGGTCGTCGGACGCGGCCGGGACGAGGTCCGCGCCATCCTGGACGGCGTCGATGACCGGCTTCTGGTGATTGTCGGTCCTTGCTCGATCCATGACCCCAAGGCAGGGCTGGAGTACGCCCGCCGGCTGGTCAGCCAGGCCGAGAAGCACCGCGAAGACCTGCTGATTGTGATGCGCACTTACTTCGAGAAGCCGAGGACCACCGTCGGCTGGAAGGGCCTGATCAACGATCCCCGACTCGACGGCAGCCACGACATTGCCGCCGGGCTCCAGGCCGCCCGCCGGTTCCTCCAGCAGGTCACCGCGCTCGGGCTGCCCACGGCCACCGAATTCCTTGAACCGATCAGCCCCCAGTACATGGCGGACCTCGTCTCCTGGGGAGCCATCGGGGCGCGGACCACCGAAAGCCAGATCCACCGGCAGCTTGCGTCAGGGCTTTCCATGCCGGTCGGCTTCAAGAACGGGACCGACGGCGACCTCCAGGTCGCGCTGGACGCGTGCAGCGCCGCCGGCGCGGCCCAGGCTTTCCTCGGGATCGACGACGAGGGCCGGGCGGCGCTTGTGGCGACGGCCGGCAATCCGGATGCGCACGTCATTCTCCGCGGCGGGCGCAAGGGACCGAACTACTCAGCTGCAGACGTCGAGGCTGCCTCCGCCGCCTTGGCCGCGCGGCAGCTGAATCCGCGTCTGATCGTGGATGCGAGCCACGCCAACAGCGGCAAAAGCCACCACCGCCAGGCCGAGGTTTCCCTTGAAATCGGTTCCCAGCTGGAAACCGGGGGAGCGTCGGCGGGCGCCATTGCGGGCGTCATGCTTGAGAGCTTCCTGGTCGGCGGGGCGCAGAACCTGGACGTTGCGGCGCACGCAGCGGGACGGGACGACCTGCTCTACGGCCAGAGCGTCACCGACGCGTGCATGGACTGGGAAGTGACGGCGTCGGTGCTGGCGCAGCTGGCCGCGTCGGCCCGGACCCGCCGCACCCGGAGTTAG
- a CDS encoding FadR/GntR family transcriptional regulator: MRTHQLVLKWIEGQLSNGELAVGGRLPAERSLAEQLRVSRTSVREAIRVLEAMGVLRAGVGSGPDAGTVVIADPTAALGSALRLHVATSHLPVQDIVETRVLLESWAASRARPGSPALAEAARLLEAMDGCNGTDEFLALDVRFHLALADAAGNAVVSAMMGSLREAIQDYAGRLTGNVPDWNAMAARLRAEHRGILAAIANHDGGRAAQLVADHIEGYYAAAGLGAGN, encoded by the coding sequence ATGCGAACGCACCAGCTTGTCCTGAAGTGGATCGAGGGGCAGCTCTCCAATGGGGAGCTGGCCGTGGGGGGCCGGCTCCCGGCCGAGCGGTCGCTCGCCGAGCAGCTCCGGGTGTCCCGTACCTCCGTCCGCGAGGCCATCCGGGTCCTTGAGGCCATGGGTGTGCTCCGCGCCGGCGTGGGTTCCGGCCCGGACGCCGGCACGGTCGTGATCGCCGACCCCACCGCAGCCCTGGGTTCGGCCCTCCGCCTGCATGTGGCCACCTCGCACCTGCCCGTGCAGGACATCGTGGAGACGCGGGTGCTGTTGGAGTCCTGGGCGGCGTCGCGGGCCCGGCCCGGGTCTCCGGCGCTCGCCGAGGCCGCCCGGCTGCTGGAGGCGATGGACGGCTGCAACGGAACCGACGAGTTCCTTGCCCTGGACGTGCGTTTCCACCTGGCGCTGGCGGACGCGGCGGGCAACGCCGTGGTCAGCGCCATGATGGGTTCCCTGCGCGAAGCCATCCAGGACTACGCCGGCCGGCTCACCGGGAACGTGCCGGACTGGAACGCCATGGCGGCGCGGCTCCGGGCGGAGCACCGGGGCATCCTGGCGGCCATCGCCAACCACGACGGCGGCCGTGCAGCGCAGCTGGTGGCGGACCACATCGAAGGCTATTACGCGGCGGCCGGGCTGGGCGCCGGGAACTAG
- a CDS encoding alpha-hydroxy acid oxidase, with the protein MTHTLEPGNPEAPTTPPDASPNGRPPVAAGLVPAALKRRVPKYADLAPLMQFKRPEFSRAARLRRASTIWDLRDMAKRRTPQAPFDYTDGAAEAEITLRRARQAFLDIEFRPGILRDVSKVDLGTEILGKPSRLPVGIAPTGFTRMMQSEGEYAGSRAAAEAGIPYTLSTMGTASIEDVAAAAPDGRNWFQLYLWTDRDRSLELIERAAKAGNDTLMVTVDTAVAGARLRDVRNGMTIPPALTLKTVLDASYRPAWWFNFLTHEPLTFASLSGYTGTVADLINSMFDPTLTFDDLDWLRETWKGKLVVKGIQTVEDARRVVDHGADGIILSNHGGRQLDRAPIPFHLLPDVTAALDADHSDAAVILDTGIMSGADIIAALALGADFTLIGRAYLYGLMAGGQAGVARALQILEKDMVRTMALLGVSRLSELTPDHVRLLPR; encoded by the coding sequence ATGACGCACACCCTCGAGCCCGGCAACCCCGAGGCGCCCACCACCCCGCCGGACGCCTCGCCGAACGGCCGGCCCCCTGTTGCGGCCGGGCTGGTTCCGGCCGCCCTGAAGCGCCGCGTGCCGAAGTACGCGGACCTTGCTCCGCTGATGCAGTTCAAAAGGCCGGAGTTCAGCCGGGCCGCCAGGCTCCGTCGCGCCAGCACCATCTGGGACCTCCGCGACATGGCCAAGCGGCGCACGCCCCAGGCTCCCTTCGACTACACCGACGGCGCTGCAGAAGCGGAGATCACGCTGCGCCGGGCCCGCCAGGCGTTCCTGGACATCGAGTTCCGGCCCGGCATCCTGAGGGATGTCTCCAAGGTGGACCTTGGCACGGAGATCCTGGGAAAGCCGTCCCGGCTGCCGGTAGGAATCGCACCCACCGGATTCACCCGGATGATGCAGTCGGAGGGAGAGTATGCAGGCTCCCGTGCCGCCGCGGAAGCGGGCATCCCCTACACCCTGTCGACCATGGGGACCGCGTCCATCGAGGACGTGGCCGCGGCGGCCCCGGACGGCCGAAACTGGTTCCAGCTCTACCTGTGGACGGACCGGGACCGCTCGCTGGAACTGATCGAGCGGGCCGCCAAGGCCGGCAACGATACCCTCATGGTCACGGTGGACACCGCCGTCGCCGGCGCCCGGCTCCGCGATGTGCGCAACGGCATGACCATCCCGCCGGCGCTGACGCTCAAGACCGTACTGGACGCGTCCTACCGCCCGGCCTGGTGGTTCAATTTCCTCACCCATGAGCCGCTGACCTTCGCCTCCCTCTCGGGCTATACGGGAACGGTGGCGGACCTCATCAACTCCATGTTCGACCCGACCCTGACCTTCGACGACCTTGACTGGCTGCGCGAGACCTGGAAAGGCAAGCTCGTGGTCAAGGGCATCCAGACCGTGGAGGACGCACGCCGGGTGGTGGACCACGGCGCGGACGGCATCATCCTTTCCAACCACGGCGGCCGCCAGCTGGACCGCGCACCGATCCCCTTCCACCTGCTGCCGGACGTGACAGCAGCGCTGGATGCGGATCACAGTGATGCCGCAGTCATCCTGGACACCGGCATCATGAGCGGCGCGGACATCATCGCTGCGCTGGCTCTCGGCGCGGACTTCACGCTGATCGGCCGCGCCTACCTCTACGGGCTGATGGCCGGCGGGCAGGCCGGGGTAGCCCGCGCCCTCCAGATCCTGGAAAAGGACATGGTCCGCACCATGGCACTGCTGGGCGTCAGCCGGCTCTCCGAGCTGACCCCGGACCACGTGCGGCTGCTTCCGAGGTAG
- a CDS encoding ArsR/SmtB family transcription factor — MVTDDVFAVIAEATRRDILVALRKGDKAVGELVQELEASQPTISKHLKVLREADLVSMRAQGQKRYYALNPKPLAGIASWLATFDVGRPVVVSESSADRVPDKLLQTAPDGLAAAAAPAAPQPASPTAPQPAAALAGRAAGSPLSPAVVIPVGSAGEDKMPQQIGRTVGRAATKAADLLANLPKFGRRK; from the coding sequence ATGGTGACAGACGACGTATTTGCCGTCATTGCTGAGGCAACCCGGCGTGACATTCTGGTGGCCCTCCGCAAGGGGGATAAGGCGGTGGGGGAGCTGGTCCAGGAGCTTGAGGCAAGCCAGCCCACCATTTCCAAGCATCTCAAAGTCCTCCGAGAAGCGGACCTCGTCAGCATGCGCGCCCAGGGCCAGAAACGCTACTACGCGTTGAACCCGAAACCCCTCGCGGGCATCGCCAGCTGGCTGGCAACGTTCGACGTCGGCAGGCCGGTGGTGGTTTCCGAGTCATCCGCGGACCGCGTCCCCGACAAGCTGCTCCAGACCGCTCCGGACGGACTCGCAGCCGCAGCCGCCCCGGCCGCGCCGCAGCCCGCTTCACCCACCGCGCCGCAACCCGCCGCCGCCCTGGCGGGGCGCGCCGCGGGCAGCCCGCTGAGCCCCGCCGTCGTTATCCCCGTCGGTTCCGCCGGCGAGGACAAGATGCCGCAACAGATCGGACGCACAGTCGGCCGCGCCGCCACGAAGGCCGCCGACCTGCTCGCCAACCTGCCGAAATTCGGCCGGAGGAAGTAA
- a CDS encoding acetoin utilization protein AcuC — MTYLPGLTKTALPTTVVWDPDMTAYNFGHGHPMAPERMELTARLARSLGLLDLDHVSVAAPEVASDEELRTVHSPEFVAAVRRVSEDPDSIDLERGLGTEDDPAFAGMHEASARLAGGSLLAAAAILDGSAVRAVNFGGGMHHASRERASGFCIYNDAALAIQRLLDGGVQRVAYLDVDAHHGDGTQSIFWDDPRVLTVSLHETGLTLFPGTGFANEIGGPSAVGSAVNVALPAGTGDAGWLRAFHAVVPQLVGAFAPEVIVSQHGCDSHRLDPLTHLNISVDGQREVTTAIGNLAARYCDNRWISTGGGGYNVVTVVPRSWSHLIAIAAGRPVPLRTPVPEDWRRYVQETYGARYGVEPPQFMGDDVDLWWRSWEVGFDPNDDVDRTVMATRKEVFPLYGLDPWFD; from the coding sequence ATGACATACCTGCCCGGCCTCACCAAGACCGCATTGCCGACGACGGTGGTGTGGGACCCGGACATGACTGCCTACAATTTCGGCCATGGCCACCCCATGGCGCCGGAGCGGATGGAACTCACGGCCCGGTTGGCCAGGAGTCTTGGCCTGCTGGATCTGGACCACGTCAGCGTGGCGGCCCCCGAGGTGGCCTCCGACGAGGAACTCCGCACCGTGCACAGCCCCGAGTTCGTCGCCGCTGTCCGCCGCGTCAGCGAGGACCCGGACAGCATCGACCTGGAACGCGGGCTCGGCACCGAGGACGACCCCGCCTTCGCCGGCATGCATGAGGCCAGCGCCCGGCTGGCCGGGGGCTCGCTGCTCGCCGCCGCCGCCATCCTGGACGGCAGCGCGGTCCGGGCGGTTAACTTCGGCGGGGGGATGCACCACGCCTCGCGCGAGCGGGCGAGCGGCTTCTGCATCTACAACGACGCCGCCCTGGCGATCCAGCGCCTGCTGGACGGCGGCGTGCAGCGGGTCGCGTACCTCGACGTTGACGCGCACCACGGCGACGGCACCCAGAGTATCTTCTGGGACGATCCACGGGTGCTGACCGTCTCGCTGCACGAGACGGGACTGACCCTCTTTCCGGGCACCGGCTTCGCCAACGAGATCGGCGGACCGAGCGCCGTGGGCAGCGCCGTGAATGTGGCCCTCCCGGCCGGCACCGGCGATGCCGGCTGGCTCCGGGCGTTTCACGCGGTGGTGCCGCAGCTGGTCGGAGCCTTCGCGCCGGAAGTGATTGTCAGCCAGCACGGCTGTGACTCGCACCGGCTGGATCCGCTGACGCACCTGAACATCAGCGTGGACGGCCAGCGCGAGGTCACCACGGCGATCGGCAACCTTGCGGCCCGGTACTGCGACAACCGCTGGATCTCCACGGGCGGCGGCGGCTACAACGTCGTCACCGTCGTGCCCCGCTCCTGGAGCCACCTGATCGCGATCGCGGCGGGGCGTCCCGTCCCGCTCCGTACCCCGGTCCCGGAGGACTGGCGCCGCTATGTGCAGGAGACCTACGGGGCCCGCTACGGTGTGGAACCGCCTCAGTTCATGGGGGACGACGTCGACCTGTGGTGGCGTTCCTGGGAGGTCGGCTTCGACCCCAATGACGACGTGGACCGCACCGTGATGGCCACCCGCAAGGAAGTATTTCCGCTCTACGGACTGGACCCCTGGTTCGACTGA
- a CDS encoding TrkH family potassium uptake protein — MTQRQSRSESAVSWQPGPPEREGLWIFTRLRDFIDNIANSSPARLALTTFAVVILVFTALLSLPLSSATGTVTPLHQALFTAVSAVCVTGLTVVSTAAHWSFFGQLIILIGIFVGGLGTLTLASLLALMVSKRLGVRGKLIAQEAMNAGRLGEVGTLLRIVIVTSVVIEAALALALIPRFLALGESFGQSVWHGVFYSISAFNNAGFTPHSDGIVPYETDLWILVPLMLGVFLGSLGFPVVMVLQQNGLNWKKWNLHTKLTIQVSFILLGAGTVLWGLMEWENVRTIGGMDDADKVIHSLFASVMTRSGGFNLVDQNQMDSTTMLLTDALMFAGGGSASTAGGIKVTTIAVMFLAIVAEARGDSDVKIYGRTIPEGTMRVAISVIVAGATLVAVSALLLLQISGASLDRVLFETISAFATVGLSTNLSAELPPSGVYVLSALMFAGRVGTVTLAAALALRQRSQLYHYPEERPIIG; from the coding sequence ATGACGCAACGCCAGTCGAGGTCCGAGAGCGCGGTCAGCTGGCAGCCCGGCCCTCCGGAGCGGGAGGGCCTGTGGATCTTCACGCGGCTGCGCGACTTCATCGACAACATCGCCAACAGCTCACCAGCACGCCTCGCGCTGACCACGTTCGCCGTGGTGATCCTGGTCTTTACGGCACTGCTGTCGCTGCCGCTTTCCTCAGCCACGGGAACGGTAACCCCCCTGCACCAGGCGCTCTTCACCGCGGTGTCCGCCGTCTGCGTCACCGGCCTGACGGTGGTGTCCACGGCCGCGCATTGGTCCTTCTTCGGACAGCTCATCATCCTGATCGGCATCTTCGTCGGCGGGCTGGGCACCCTGACGCTGGCATCCCTGCTGGCGCTCATGGTCAGCAAAAGACTCGGAGTCCGCGGCAAGCTGATTGCTCAGGAGGCCATGAACGCCGGCCGGCTGGGCGAGGTCGGCACCCTGCTGCGGATCGTCATCGTCACGTCCGTGGTGATTGAGGCGGCGCTCGCCCTCGCACTGATTCCGCGGTTCCTCGCACTCGGCGAGAGCTTCGGCCAGTCGGTCTGGCACGGGGTGTTCTACTCCATCTCCGCGTTCAACAACGCCGGCTTCACCCCCCACTCCGACGGCATCGTTCCCTATGAGACCGACCTGTGGATTCTCGTCCCGCTCATGTTGGGTGTCTTCCTCGGCAGCCTGGGCTTCCCCGTGGTCATGGTGCTGCAGCAGAACGGCCTGAACTGGAAGAAGTGGAACCTCCACACCAAGCTGACCATACAGGTGTCATTTATCCTCCTCGGCGCCGGTACGGTGCTCTGGGGGCTGATGGAGTGGGAAAACGTCCGGACCATCGGCGGCATGGACGACGCCGACAAAGTCATCCATTCGCTCTTCGCGTCCGTGATGACCCGGTCCGGCGGATTCAACCTGGTGGACCAGAACCAGATGGATTCGACCACCATGCTGCTGACCGATGCCCTGATGTTCGCCGGCGGCGGCTCCGCGTCAACCGCCGGCGGCATCAAGGTCACCACAATCGCCGTCATGTTCCTGGCGATCGTGGCCGAGGCCCGCGGCGACTCCGACGTAAAAATCTACGGCCGCACCATCCCGGAGGGCACCATGCGGGTGGCCATCTCCGTGATCGTCGCAGGCGCCACCCTCGTGGCGGTTTCGGCCCTGCTGCTGCTGCAGATCAGCGGTGCGTCCCTGGACCGGGTCCTGTTTGAAACCATTTCCGCCTTCGCCACGGTGGGCCTGAGCACCAACCTCAGCGCCGAACTACCGCCGTCGGGGGTCTATGTCCTCAGCGCCCTGATGTTCGCTGGGCGCGTCGGGACAGTCACCCTTGCCGCCGCCCTCGCCCTGCGCCAGCGCAGCCAGCTGTACCACTACCCGGAAGAGAGACCCATCATTGGCTAG
- a CDS encoding potassium channel family protein has protein sequence MLVVGLGRFGSSTAEQLVKQGREVLAIERDRNLVQKWASVLTHVVEADATNIDALRQLGAQEFSSAVVGVGTSIESSVLITVNLVDLGIQHLWVKAITPSHGKILTRIGAHHVIYPEADAGVRAAHLVSGRMLDFIEFDDDFAIVKMYPPRETVGFTLEESKVRSKYGVTIVGVKSPGEDFTYARPETKVSARDMLIVSGHVDLLERFAARP, from the coding sequence GTGCTGGTCGTTGGGCTGGGCCGCTTCGGCTCGTCCACCGCCGAGCAGCTGGTCAAGCAGGGCCGTGAGGTGCTCGCCATCGAACGCGACCGGAACCTGGTGCAGAAATGGGCCAGCGTCCTGACGCACGTCGTCGAGGCCGACGCCACCAACATCGATGCCCTTCGGCAGCTCGGCGCGCAGGAGTTCAGTTCCGCTGTGGTGGGGGTGGGCACCTCAATCGAGTCCTCGGTGCTGATCACGGTCAATCTCGTGGACCTCGGCATCCAGCACCTCTGGGTCAAAGCGATCACGCCCTCGCACGGCAAGATCCTGACCCGGATCGGCGCGCACCACGTCATCTACCCGGAGGCGGACGCGGGCGTCCGCGCCGCGCACCTGGTCTCCGGCCGGATGCTGGACTTCATCGAGTTCGACGACGACTTCGCGATTGTGAAGATGTACCCGCCGCGCGAAACAGTGGGCTTCACCCTCGAGGAGTCCAAGGTCCGGTCCAAATACGGCGTCACGATTGTGGGCGTGAAATCCCCGGGCGAGGACTTCACCTATGCCCGGCCGGAGACGAAGGTCTCCGCCCGGGACATGCTCATTGTTTCGGGCCACGTGGACCTGCTCGAGAGGTTCGCCGCGAGGCCGTAA
- the proC gene encoding pyrroline-5-carboxylate reductase, which translates to MSNRIAFLGCGSMNEAILGGLIAGGADPADIVATVRRAERAAELAERHQGITAIAGEEEPENNKQAATGSNVVILGVKPVGIADLAREIGDSLAPDTIVISVAAAVSLEQLEAALPAGQPVIRTMPNTPAKLGRGVVSVSPGTHCTAQQLQLAKDLLAAAGTVVEIPEDQVDALSAVSGSGPAYAFYLAEAMAAAGVELGLDPDLSLLIARETVAGAGFMLAEPGADPAALRRAVTSPNGTTERAIATFDERGLPAIVADGARAAAARAAEITKQLA; encoded by the coding sequence ATGAGCAACCGAATTGCATTCCTGGGCTGTGGGTCAATGAACGAGGCAATCCTGGGCGGCCTGATCGCGGGCGGCGCCGACCCGGCGGACATCGTCGCTACAGTCCGCCGCGCCGAACGCGCCGCAGAACTCGCCGAACGGCACCAAGGCATCACGGCAATTGCCGGGGAGGAAGAGCCGGAGAACAACAAACAGGCGGCCACCGGATCCAATGTCGTGATCCTTGGCGTCAAGCCCGTGGGCATCGCCGACCTTGCCCGCGAGATCGGTGATTCGCTCGCGCCGGACACTATCGTGATCAGCGTCGCCGCCGCCGTGTCGCTTGAGCAGCTGGAAGCGGCCCTTCCGGCCGGCCAGCCGGTCATCCGCACCATGCCGAATACCCCGGCGAAGCTGGGCCGGGGCGTCGTCTCCGTGTCCCCGGGCACCCACTGCACCGCACAGCAGCTCCAACTGGCCAAGGATCTCCTGGCCGCCGCCGGCACCGTCGTCGAGATTCCCGAGGACCAGGTCGACGCCCTGTCAGCGGTCAGCGGCTCCGGCCCGGCCTACGCCTTCTACCTGGCCGAAGCCATGGCCGCCGCCGGCGTGGAGCTTGGGCTGGACCCGGACCTGTCGCTGCTGATCGCCCGGGAAACCGTTGCTGGGGCAGGTTTCATGCTGGCCGAGCCCGGCGCGGATCCGGCAGCGCTGCGGAGGGCCGTCACGAGCCCCAACGGCACCACGGAACGAGCCATTGCCACCTTTGACGAGCGCGGTCTTCCCGCGATCGTGGCCGACGGCGCACGGGCTGCCGCCGCGCGGGCAGCCGAAATCACGAAGCAACTCGCCTAG